Below is a window of Narcine bancroftii isolate sNarBan1 chromosome 13, sNarBan1.hap1, whole genome shotgun sequence DNA.
agaggtgtaagcaagatataagatggccacgttgaactatatgactataaatattaatgactataaacattaatggaatacataatcaaattaaaagaggctactaaatttattgaagaagggaaaaatagatatatcatttgtgcaggaaacgcatctaactgaagtgaaacataacaaactaaagagagactgggtaggacacataatggcagcatcctataattcaaaagctagaggtgtagccatactagtttacaaaaatgtaccaatcaaaataaaggagaaaataatagatctggcagggaggtaGGTAATGATAAAGcatcagatatactcagaattttggaatttgctcaatatatacgcacctaaagaggaggatcaaaagtttatgcaggatatttttttgaagattgcagaaacacaaggaaatatattgataggaggggattttaatcttaatttggatccaatgttggataaaactggacaaaagacaagcaaaaagaataaagtagccaaatttatggttaaatcaatgcaggaaatgaaacttatggatatatggaggaagcaacacccaagagagaaggaatactcatattattcgagtaggcacaaaacatactcaaggattgatatgttttttgttgtcggcccatattcaagggagagttaggaaaactgaatataaagctagattgctatctgatcactcacccctgttattagtaatagaactggaggacatcccaccaagaaaatatagatggaggttaaactccatgctacttaaaagacaggaatttagggtgtttattgaatgccaaattaaaacatattttgaaataaacacaggatcagtgaaagacaaatttatattatgggatgcaatgaaagccttcattagagggcagataataagttatgtcactaagatgaagaaggactacaatcgggaaatagagcagttggaaagggagatagtaagtacagaaaaggaacaagtaaaaagggatgatataacgaaaaagagaaaattggcggacaaaataataaaatacgaaacattgcaaatgtataaggtggagaagaacataatgaaaataaagcaaaagtattacgaactgggagaaaaaacacacaaaatattagcctggcaatttaaaacggaacaagctaaaagaactgtattggcatcaaggaaaaaggacaaacaaattacatataacccaacagagattaatgaaaactttaaggaattttatgaacaattgtaccaaactgagaacgacaggaaagatgataaaatagaggaatttttagctaaaattgaactgccaaaattgcaagaagaggaacaaaacaaactaataaaaccatttgaaatagaggaagtacaggatatattaaaaaaagctgccgaacaataaaacaccaggagaggatggatttctattagaattttataaaacatttaaaaagtaattaattccccctctcctggaagtaatgaaccaggtagaagaaacacaaaacttgccagattcatgtaagacagcaataattacagtaataccaaagacggggaaggatccactaataccagcatcatatagaccaatatctctacttaactaagactataagataatagcgaaattattagcaaacaggttggtcgattgtgtaccaaaaatagtaaaacaagatcaaactggatttattaagaaaagacaaacagcggataatgtatgtaaacttattaatctaattcatgcaattcaaggaaataagaaaccaacagtggctattgctttagatgcagaaaaagcctttgacagagtagagtggaactacttatttaaagtattacagaagttcaatctaccagaaagatatataaattggattaaagcattgtataatggaccattggcaaaggtgacagtaaatggatatggatcgaaccaatttaaattaagtaggtcaactagacagggatgtccattattccccccccccccccccccccactcattgtttgccttagcaatagaacctttggaagaactgataagaatagaaaataaaataaaagggataaaaataaaggagaaggagtataaaatcagcttacttgcagatgacatcatagtatacctaacacaaccagagatatcaataaaagaattatataagaaattgagggaatatggagaaatattggggtataaGATAAACTAAAAtataagtgaagtgatgccaaaaagaatcaccatttaaatggcaaacacaagcaatccgatacctagtgatcaggttagataataacttaagccacttgtacaaactaaattatcagccactaataaagaaattgcaggaagacttagaacattggaaagaattaccactaacgttgatagagagggtaaactgcattcaaatgaacgtgttcccaaggatacaatacttatttcaaacgttaccaattcctttaacagaatttaaaaaaaatgaactataaacctaaagagaataataaggaaattcttgtggaaagggaggaaaccgaaggtagcgttagataaattaacagagaggtataacaaggtggtttgcagttaccaaactttagaaattattatagagccgcacaattaaggtatttatcagatttttaccagacaagggaaaaaccagattggactaagatagaactaaataaaataggggagaaggtaccggatcatatactttataagtgggatgaaaagctggtgcaatataaaaactcaccagtactgcatcatttacttaatacatggaagaatatccacttagaaaggaaaaaacaaattatcaaataccaaaattattattgatgcaaaatccactaatatCTTTCACAATAGACAatcttttctttagagaatgggagagaaaaggaatcaaaagaatagaaaactgttttttgggtaataatttattaacatttgaacagttgaagtacaaatatggaataactcatggtacaatgtttacacatcaccaactgaaagcttatttaaaggataaattgggaaacagcttgagattacctgaaggaagcagctttgaatatgtgattacagacacaatgataattaaaagatttataacgaacatgtacattaagctgcaagataaggaaaatgaaataaactataaacctaaacagaagtgggaaaaggatctaaacataaatataaaaaatgaagtttgggaaaagttatgttctggaactatgaagaatacaataaacacaaggttatgcatgatacagtataattggttacacagggtatatatcactcctcaaaactttaaaaaatgggattcaacagtatcggacagatgttttcgctgtaagaaggaaatgggaacggcattacatgcaacttgggcatgtgagaaagtgaatacgttttgggaagaactaagtcagatactaaataaaatcacaaaaaataacataccaaaaaatccagagatctttcttttaagtaacataagaagtaatgaattaggcctcaaattggataaagtgcaaaaaagattcattatgatagccttagcagtagcaaaaaaatgtacaatgtcaacttggaaaatgggagagagcctgagagtacagcaatggtacatggaaatgaataaatgtattccattggaaaaaataacatataatttaaaaaataaagtcacattgtttgaacaaatttgggaaccatacatgaaacataacagagagagcttgcctaggacctccatcccctaaaatgataataagacaaaatgactagattcagtgtgtaacaaatagatgacgcatcttctttgtttattttcctttgtgtgaagatattgttttatggttttattgtattgtatatgttgaatatttatgggttttggaggggggtgggaaggagggagggagggaaagggggaaaaaaggtagaaaatgccactgtgtaaatttaatgagaaacgtttgtacatattttggttgatatggttcacagtgtgaaaaataaaaaatgatttaaaaaaaggtattaCGTTcgattctggtcacctcactacaggaaggatgtggaaactatggagagggggcagagaagaaggatgttgcctggattggaagttaagtcttatgaggcaaggttagcggagctggggcttttctctttagaacgaagaaggatgagaggagacttgatggaggtctacaagattttgagaggtatagataaggaAGTCAGGCAGAGCCTTTTCCCCAcagcagaaatagcaaacaccaggggatagCTCTACAAAGCAAATGGAGAATAGTTTAGGGAGACATCccttttacacacagagagttatgggtgtctggaatgccttgccaaggatgatgatggaggctgcaacattaggggagtttaagagactcttagacagacacatggatgatagaaaaatagagggttatggggtaggaagggtctagctatttatttatttttggcagGAATATGGGTCGGCACACTGttgaaggccgaagggcctgtactgcgctgtagtgttctacgttcTAAGGCCATGGGGTATCTACGTTTTGACAGCACGCCCCACAATTCAAGGACTAGTTCGGAAAGGACAAGTTGGCAGCTTATTCTCAATGGTCACCAGAGGTAACCATTATTTATTGGAAAATGGTACAACATAGGATAAATTGTTCTTACGAATAATATTCCTGCAGTTTGCAAAATACAGTATTAAACTTAATGTGATAGCTATCAAACAGTGCAAACCTTTCCATCTGTAAAAATGAGATTCCCCCAAACATAGATTATATCTGTAACCAACAATATAATAATTAAATATTTGCAGACTTAGAATAAATTTATCGTCACAACTTGTGCAAGGATTTTGTAAAAAGGATTCCAGAGTTAACAGTGAGTGAGTGCGACACAAGTCAATCTTCTGTTGTCCTCATTGAGAATGAAAGATTAAAGAAATGAAATGTGTTCTTGAGGCTTTATTGTTGTCCTAGTTGTAATCTCAAAACTTCCTGGGCAGTGACCTGGATAGCACACTGGTATGGTGCAAAGCATCTCCTTCGGGGACACACACATGCTCCCACACCAACTGTGACAGAGTTTAGAATGGCTGGGTACTTCACTTATGTAAAAAGGAGTTTAAACTTGCAAAGGGGGAGTTGTAAAGTCCCTCCCTGATGAAGACCCTCTCGTTTGAAgctgttcttttttaaaaatgcttttcaTCCAACGTTGGAGGAGACCGGCTCTCTGCTCAGAGATGGGTGATGTGGGAATGCTTTCCCCTGGAAGTCAGTGGGGTGAGTTGCAGGCTCAGAGTTTATGGAGGGAGATGAGGGGTTACATTTTGTGGATTCACTCTTCTTAGTCGGGTTAGACCCCGGAAGGAAGCAATAGTCTCCAAGTTGTTGGAAGAGGATGGGTTTGGCACCTTGCTGGTACAGGATCACATCAGGCGCCTCGTCATTCACAGTGCTGGTGGGTGGAGGATCTGGCTTCATGACTGTGGGCATCTGACGGTCCACTGGATGCTCGGAAAGGGCAAGGTCAGTGTCTATCGTCAGTGTGAAGGGTTGGAGTCTCATGCCTTGCTGAGGATTGGCTGAGAGGCTGTGGGGCTCAACGGAGTTTGAGTATGCAGGGGCTATGGCCACGCGAGCCTCTTCCCCACTGGGCGGACTTAAGACATAGCCGCTACAGGTGATGGGGTGGGCGTTTGCACCTTGAATGTTCCCAACCCTATCCTCGAACACCAATGACGGGTCCATCCCGCGACTGGATAATGTTGATGGCCGAACGGCTGCACCTGGACCAGAGACTGGATTTGTATTGCTCAAACCTGAGCCATCCATTACCTTTGCGTGAACATAGCCTGAAGGGAGCAGGGCAGCAGGAGTAGGTGGAGTGGACATAACACAGCTGAAAGCAGAATCAGCCAGATGGCGGAATGGAGCCTGACCCAATGACCCTTTTGCATGACTGTCTGTATGAAGATAGTATTCGGGCACCCCTGGTATCTCCGGACCATTCAGGACAGGAGTCCAAGATGGCGTTGGCTGAGGTTTGCACTGATCCATTAATCTCTCGCAGGGGATGTGCGGGAACTTCACATAACCAGGAGTGTCCGGCTCCCACTGGAAATGACTTACATTTTGACAGGGGGCTGCCTTTAATTCTGAAAAGGTACTCAGAATCAAAGAAGAATCTTGAAAATTGAACAAATATGGACCATTATAGTTGGCCGGTTCACTTGGTGATGTCAGGAGGGCAGGACGCTCTGGACCAGAGAGTGAGGATGCTTCTGTTCCCAGACTTAAGGTCTGATAAACTTTCTCTTCTTTGGTGTCATTGATCGCTGAAGGGGAAGACtccctctgtttatccttttGGTGTTCGGCATTTTTCCTGCGGAGAAATACAATAGACAGTCAACAAGATGTAGAAATTCTTTGCTATGTGTTACCTGTCACATTCTATAAACCTTAAGGCATGCACTGTTGGTTGAACAACAAGTCTCACTGATGTTTAGAATGAGATGCATTCTAGTCAAAACAATATTTCAGGGGAAAATATTGAGAGGGTGCGATTATGCTTAGGACAGTAAAGGACCAGAGGTCCTAAGATTGGACCCAATCCTAAGATTGGGATGAGACGAAATTCTTCTGAGTGTTCTCTGGAAATTCTTGCCAGAACAAGTGGGTCCACATGAATTGTCCTTGTACTAGTTCTGGACAGCATGTCATCAACTCTCTTGTTCCTTACCTCTCCCTGAACCTTTCCATCAGAAAAACAAGGCCATTCCCAACCACATGTGGTACATTTTGTCATTTTTCTTGCTCGTTCCTGCTTCAAAGCATCTGGGGAACTTTTAACATGTTCCATGAACTCTATAAATTCCAGCTTGGCCCTTGCACAGGTTCTACCttggaaataaaaactgaaaatgtcgGTCAGAGCACCTGTTTAACGTAAAGACAGGTTAATTTTTGGGTTGGGACACCTCTCATTGTAACTTGGAAAGTGAGAAGAAGCTTTAATTTTAAGTTGagattatttttcattgtgtgaggtgaacctgatgtaaatgctTATACTGTTGTTTAGTTAACAGTTTAATGAGGAAATATGATAGAAAGATAAAAAAAGGGTAAAGGGGGGGAGATCTTTtgctccctctctatctctctcgccTTCCTCTCGCTATCTCTATCTGgacctccttcctctctctctcctgattctctctctcctgtctcactgccttgctccccttcctctctcctgtctcactccctcgctctccTTCCTCTATCCTTCGTCCCTCCtgttctctctgtctctgtctcctctctctccacactCACTCCCAGCAGATCAGACAGTGTGTGTGAAGAGAGGGTGAAACTATTATTACAGATGGAATCCCCTACAGCAGAGGGATTTGATACTAAATTCCAATGTgcccagaaggaggtggaagaGTTCTTTCCTTGTGCTTATATTGGGCCTTGTTAGGATAATCTAGGAAGCAACAAACAGGTCAGAGAGACGGGCCCATCTCGATAAAGGGCCTCTCTGACTGACCATTACTATCCATGATTCTCCAGAATCTCTCTGTTCACACAGGGAGAAGGCGGCAGCTTAAAGTGACAGGCACCTCAAGGTCACCCTGACCTTTGTGAAATTTCCCATCAATGATTCTGGTCTGCAACGCTGAGCATGTGGCCTCCTCTTGGAGAGGGGTACTGGCTGCCCGATGCCTACACCCAACCAGGACCTACCTTGGGATGACCTGAGGGAGGGCATCGCCTGATTCTGTGGAAATCAACTTGCAGATGTTGTCTTCTTCCAGAGTCACTTCTCCCAATGGGAATGGGGATTTctgaaagggagagaatcagactGATTTGAATGGTAACCATCAGCACTGGTGCG
It encodes the following:
- the LOC138749052 gene encoding interleukin-3 receptor class 2 subunit beta-like isoform X2, which translates into the protein MFGTAQAAFAWMFPALVLALGHQAEEVQDIKSSLNCHTDYMSRIDCQWTENNGTKYYIPMDLHYQKICRLKDNRHHICNRTEQPKITANSMSHCTIKDTVFAVAIQYLFIFKPRKSISIRKSFTLLGNIKLQAPFGLNVTVPEAGNYVLSWEMGCAGNSSNKLLGTLQYEVNYKQTWEPWENSVSETITGDSRQLKINSSSLGAAGTYVARVRAKPQHCEHRCLWSAWSSETQWEVKRNELDTQTAEAKVMPQNLQCAYDGIQIACTWEVTRESGKYFAFNLHYKKGKDEMIQECKPSELLRTYPHLTVHGCNIPVHDQEGLEDYEVLLELINPSVIFNPSQNIKPNAPYNLTYKNLADGRFQLEWDVFNTLYSLEYEINYKKADESWEKSPFPLGEVTLEEDNICKLISTESGDALPQVIPRKNAEHQKDKQRESSPSAINDTKEEKVYQTLSLGTEASSLSGPERPALLTSPSEPANYNGPYLFNFQDSSLILSTFSELKAAPCQNVSHFQWEPDTPGYVKFPHIPCERLMDQCKPQPTPSWTPVLNGPEIPGVPEYYLHTDSHAKGSLGQAPFRHLADSAFSCVMSTPPTPAALLPSGYVHAKVMDGSGLSNTNPVSGPGAAVRPSTLSSRGMDPSLVFEDRVGNIQGANAHPITCSGYVLSPPSGEEARVAIAPAYSNSVEPHSLSANPQQGMRLQPFTLTIDTDLALSEHPVDRQMPTVMKPDPPPTSTVNDEAPDVILYQQGAKPILFQQLGDYCFLPGSNPTKKSESTKCNPSSPSINSEPATHPTDFQGKAFPHHPSLSREPVSSNVG